A window from Corynebacterium urealyticum DSM 7109 encodes these proteins:
- the nrdI gene encoding class Ib ribonucleoside-diphosphate reductase assembly flavoprotein NrdI, translated as MLITYFSSTTNNTHRFVQKLGLPNKRIPIYRYEEPLVVDEPHVLIVPTYGGGVGMVGENSRPVPKQVIHFLNEKQNRDYLRGVIAAGNINFGPDFCLAGDVISAKCQVSYLYRFEMMGTEHDVERVKEGLAEFKQAMIAEGTWQ; from the coding sequence ATGCTCATCACGTACTTCTCATCAACGACCAACAACACACACCGCTTCGTGCAAAAGCTCGGGCTGCCGAATAAACGCATCCCGATCTACCGCTACGAGGAACCGTTGGTGGTCGATGAACCCCACGTACTCATCGTGCCCACCTACGGCGGTGGGGTGGGTATGGTGGGGGAGAACTCCCGACCCGTCCCCAAACAGGTCATCCACTTCCTCAACGAGAAGCAAAACCGGGATTATCTGCGCGGGGTCATCGCCGCTGGCAATATCAATTTTGGTCCAGATTTCTGCCTCGCCGGGGACGTCATCTCAGCCAAGTGTCAAGTGTCCTACCTCTATCGCTTCGAAATGATGGGCACGGAGCATGACGTGGAACGGGTCAAGGAGGGCCTCGCAGAATTCAAGCAGGCCATGATCGCCGAAGGCACCTGGCAATAA
- a CDS encoding MFS transporter, translating into MRQLLVDTTPLKVPEFRRLWQANIVTVIGAQLNIIAVPAHIYALTGSSAYVGLASLCGFVPLVVFGLYGGSLADNMDRRTLLHITTTGMILSAAGFWVFAATGGASVWPLLALFAVQQGFFAVNQPTRVAIIATLVGRQQIAAATSLNMTVQQTGAIVGPVLGGMLIPILGFSWLYFLDFMALFATLYAVHRLPALPPRTTDDGQPAKAGIASVIDGFRFLLTQPIILMTFAIDLIAMVFGSPRALIPQMSAEDFGEQASGGIMYALLFAALPVGAVLGGLFSGVVTKIERRGLGVSCFVGLWGVAILVMGLAVSAANGTVGLWAAVALLAFAAGGAADMFSAVLRSTMLQEAATDEVRGRVQSVFFVVVAGGPRIADGLHGWAGSHYPAGTVTAAGGGLVIIGTIVMLLVVPRFLTWTPAAALDSIEAEHHGDAAQGIQKEGS; encoded by the coding sequence GTGCGTCAACTGCTCGTAGACACCACGCCCTTGAAGGTTCCCGAATTTCGTCGCCTTTGGCAGGCAAACATCGTCACCGTTATCGGTGCACAGCTCAACATCATCGCTGTTCCTGCGCATATCTACGCGCTGACCGGCAGTTCCGCGTACGTCGGACTCGCCAGCCTCTGCGGCTTCGTCCCGCTGGTGGTCTTCGGACTCTACGGCGGTTCCCTCGCAGACAACATGGACCGCCGAACCCTGCTCCACATCACCACCACCGGCATGATTCTTTCGGCGGCAGGATTCTGGGTCTTCGCGGCGACCGGTGGCGCCTCCGTGTGGCCCTTGCTTGCCCTATTCGCGGTGCAGCAGGGCTTCTTTGCCGTCAACCAGCCCACCAGGGTTGCCATCATTGCCACCCTCGTGGGCAGGCAACAGATCGCCGCGGCGACCAGCCTTAACATGACAGTCCAGCAGACCGGAGCGATCGTCGGTCCGGTGCTGGGCGGCATGTTGATTCCGATCCTCGGGTTCAGCTGGTTGTACTTCCTGGATTTTATGGCGCTCTTCGCCACGCTCTACGCCGTGCACCGACTGCCCGCGTTGCCGCCGCGGACTACCGATGACGGACAGCCCGCGAAGGCGGGGATCGCCTCCGTGATCGACGGCTTCCGGTTCCTGCTCACACAGCCGATCATCCTCATGACTTTCGCCATCGACCTCATCGCGATGGTTTTCGGCTCACCGCGGGCACTTATCCCGCAGATGTCCGCCGAAGACTTCGGGGAACAGGCCAGTGGCGGCATCATGTACGCGCTGCTGTTCGCGGCCCTGCCCGTGGGCGCAGTCCTCGGTGGACTGTTCTCCGGCGTGGTGACGAAAATCGAACGCCGCGGACTGGGCGTGAGCTGCTTCGTTGGGCTCTGGGGCGTGGCGATCCTCGTCATGGGCCTGGCCGTGTCTGCAGCGAATGGCACAGTGGGATTGTGGGCGGCGGTGGCCCTGCTGGCCTTCGCGGCGGGTGGTGCTGCGGACATGTTCTCCGCGGTGCTGCGCTCCACGATGCTGCAGGAAGCCGCGACCGATGAGGTACGCGGCCGAGTGCAGAGCGTGTTCTTCGTGGTCGTCGCCGGCGGTCCCCGCATCGCGGACGGCCTCCACGGCTGGGCGGGCTCCCACTACCCGGCCGGCACCGTCACCGCAGCAGGCGGTGGCTTAGTCATCATCGGGACCATCGTGATGCTCCTGGTCGTGCCACGTTTCCTGACGTGGACGCCAGCAGCCGCCCTCGACAGCATCGAGGCCGAGCATCACGGAGATGCGGCTCAAGGCATTCAGAAAGAAGGGTCTTAG
- the nrdH gene encoding glutaredoxin-like protein NrdH has protein sequence MITVYTKPACVQCTATQRALDKAGLEYEMVDISLDDEAREYVLALGHLQAPVVVSGEEHWSGFRPDRIKALSAAAA, from the coding sequence ATGATCACCGTTTACACCAAGCCAGCTTGCGTCCAGTGCACCGCAACCCAGAGGGCTCTCGACAAGGCTGGACTGGAATACGAGATGGTCGATATCAGCCTTGACGATGAGGCCCGCGAGTACGTCCTGGCACTCGGCCACCTCCAGGCCCCGGTCGTCGTCTCCGGCGAGGAGCACTGGTCCGGCTTCCGTCCAGACCGCATCAAGGCTCTGAGCGCCGCGGCTGCCTAA
- the ykgO gene encoding type B 50S ribosomal protein L36, which produces MKVRKSLRSLKNKPGAQVVRRHGKVYVINKKDPRFKARQG; this is translated from the coding sequence ATGAAGGTCCGTAAGTCCCTTCGGTCGCTGAAGAACAAGCCGGGCGCTCAGGTTGTGCGTCGCCACGGTAAGGTCTACGTCATCAACAAGAAGGATCCGCGTTTCAAGGCTCGCCAGGGCTAA
- the nadE gene encoding ammonia-dependent NAD(+) synthetase: MNTTALQRRIIAELYAKPHIDPEAEVTARVNFLVDYALSTGAKGFTLGISGGQDSTLAGRLSQLAVEKLRSRGVPAEFYAMRLPYGTQADEEDAQIALRFIQPSQSVTINIQDATLAIASAVSESLTGKPVSDFNKGNIKARQRMIAQYTLASETGTLVVGSDHAAEAITGFYTKFGDGAADLMPLVGLNKRQGAELLRYLGAPASTWEKVPTADLEEDRPMLSDEEALGVTYAHIDDYLEGRDVPKAAAERIEYLWRASRHKRTTPPGPADTWWRD; the protein is encoded by the coding sequence ATGAACACCACCGCCCTGCAGCGCCGCATCATCGCCGAACTCTACGCCAAACCCCACATCGACCCCGAGGCCGAGGTCACCGCACGCGTGAACTTCCTCGTGGATTATGCGCTCAGCACCGGCGCGAAGGGCTTCACTCTGGGCATTTCGGGCGGGCAGGACTCTACCCTCGCCGGCCGGTTGAGCCAGCTCGCCGTCGAGAAACTGCGCAGCCGCGGTGTCCCGGCCGAGTTCTACGCGATGCGCCTTCCCTACGGCACCCAAGCGGATGAGGAGGATGCTCAGATCGCACTGCGCTTCATCCAGCCGTCGCAGTCCGTCACCATCAACATTCAGGACGCCACCCTGGCCATCGCAAGCGCTGTCTCGGAGAGCCTCACGGGCAAGCCGGTGAGCGACTTCAACAAGGGCAATATCAAGGCCCGGCAACGCATGATCGCTCAGTACACCCTGGCCAGCGAGACCGGCACCCTCGTGGTCGGCTCCGATCACGCGGCCGAGGCGATCACTGGCTTCTACACCAAGTTCGGCGACGGCGCCGCCGATCTCATGCCATTAGTGGGGCTCAACAAGCGCCAGGGCGCTGAGCTCCTGCGCTACCTGGGCGCGCCGGCGTCGACATGGGAGAAGGTTCCCACCGCAGACCTGGAGGAAGACCGCCCCATGCTCTCCGACGAGGAGGCGCTGGGAGTGACCTACGCGCACATCGATGACTACCTGGAGGGCAGGGACGTCCCGAAAGCGGCGGCGGAGCGCATCGAGTACCTCTGGCGGGCCAGCCGCCACAAGCGCACCACTCCCCCAGGCCCGGCAGACACCTGGTGGCGCGACTAG